The following are from one region of the Nicotiana tomentosiformis chromosome 7, ASM39032v3, whole genome shotgun sequence genome:
- the LOC104119476 gene encoding mitogen-activated protein kinase kinase kinase 20-like, producing MAVLMGEEMLLWKRGKTVGKGSFGIVSLASTSNLHDHLLNGVPLPFQIAVKSCKFSGSRYLRAESEFLRMFQESPYVIRSFGVNVTQENGVILYNLLLEYASGGSLADRLDADMNSRKGLAEFEVQKHTKNVLLGLSHVHSKGVIHCDIKPHNILVVGTDRIAKIADFGLAMTLEESRKIKHGIRGTYRYMAPESVIYHEYGTEVDIWALGCTVYELLTGTPLWETSSDINDVNADVLYKIEFEKPKFQNAKLSKEAQDFLKRCLVKNPRSRWTAEMLLNHPFLKSSYVQLTKKQSDMSLLSRIFKTLPHIRDLIKARLIQ from the coding sequence ATGGCCGTTCTAATGGGCGAAGAAATGTTGTTGTGGAAGAGAGGCAAAACTGTGGGCAAAGGCAGCTTCGGTATTGTTTCATTAGCTTCCACGTCCAACTTGCATGATCATTTACTTAATGGGGTTCCTCTTCCTTTTCAGATTGCCGTAAAATCTTGCAAATTCAGTGGTTCTCGATATCTACGTGCAGAAAGTGAATTCCTACGCATGTTTCAAGAATCTCCTTACGTAATTCGCTCTTTCGGAGTTAATGTCACTCAAGAAAATGGCGTGATTCTTTACAACTTATTGCTAGAGTATGCCTCCGGCGGAAGTCTAGCGGATCGTCTTGATGCGGACATGAATTCAAGAAAAGGGCTTGCAGAGTTTGAAGTTCAGAAGCACACGAAGAACGTCCTTTTGGGCCTAAGTCACGTTCACAGCAAAGGAGTTATCCACTGTGACATAAAGCCACACAATATTCTTGTTGTGGGCACCGATAGAATTGCCAAGATCGCAGATTTTGGACTTGCCATGACTTTGGAAGAGAGCAGGAAAATAAAGCACGGAATCAGGGGAACATACAGATATATGGCACCAGAATCCGTGATTTACCACGAGTACGGAACAGAGGTTGATATTTGGGCTCTTGGCTGCACTGTCTATGAGTTGCTTACAGGGACACCGCTGTGGGAAACAAGTTCAGACATCAATGATGTAAACGCTGATGTGTTATATAAAATTGAGTTTGAGAAACCCAAATTTCAGAATGCAAAGTTGTCAAAAGAAGCACAAGATTTTCTGAAAAGGTGTCTAGTCAAGAATCCTAGGTCACGTTGGACTGCCGAGATGCTCTTGAATCATCCTTTTCTGAAGTCTTCCTATGTCCAGCTAACAAAGAAGCAAAGTGACATGTCCCTTTTAAGCAGAATATTTAAGACACTGCCACACATTCGTGATTTGATTAAAGCAAGATTGATACAATAA